A genomic segment from Corythoichthys intestinalis isolate RoL2023-P3 chromosome 2, ASM3026506v1, whole genome shotgun sequence encodes:
- the ubiad1 gene encoding ubiA prenyltransferase domain-containing protein 1, with translation MAKESKFSMTETFVVAGTNGHNGQMWHTPTTDSVSAGHASGANRTSRMARVASDVKHTCAAYVLALRPWSFSASLTPVALGSALAYKLEGSVDLVVLMVCAVAVLVVHGAGNLVNTYYDFSKGIDHKKSDDRTLVDEILAPQDVVMFGALLYSLGCLCATLLFFLSTLRLEHLALIYFGGLSSSFLYTGGIGLKYVALGDVVILITFGPLAVMFAHAVQVGYLSVLPLVYAVPLALNTEAILHSNNTRDMDSDKQAGIVTLAILIGPTLSYVLYNLLLFIPYVLFCILATRYTISMALPLLTLPMAFPLEKEFRSRCYTKIPQKTAKLNLLMGLFYVFGIILAPRGSLPLL, from the exons ATGGCCAAAGAATCCAAATTCAGCATGACAGAAACATTTGTAGTGGCAGGAACCAACGGCCACAACGGCCAAATGTGGCACACTCCGACCACTGACTCTGTGTCAGCGGGTCATGCGTCCGGTGCCAACCGTACGTCCAGGATGGCCCGTGTGGCCTCTGATGTCAAGCACACGTGTGCCGCCTATGTTCTGGCACTCAGGCCCTGGAGCTTCAGCGCTTCGCTCACGCCAGTGGCCCTGGGAAGCGCGTTGGCGTACAAGTTGGAGGGCTCGGTGGACTTGGTTGTCCTGATGGTGTGTGCCGTGGCCGTTCTGGTAGTGCACGGCGCGGGCAACTTGGTCAACACCTACTACGACTTCTCCAAAGGCATCGACCACAAGAAGAGTGACGATAGGACTCTGGTGGACGAGATCCTGGCGCCTCAGGATGTTGTCATGTTTGGAGCCTTGTTATACTCTTTGGGGTGCTTGTGTGCCACGTTGCTCTTCTTCCTGTCTACACTCAGACTGGAACACCTTGCCCTGATTTACTTTGGGGGACTCTCCAGCTCTTTTTTATACACCGGAG GGATTGGTTTAAAGTACGTGGCCTTGGGAGACGTGGTCATCCTCATCACCTTTGGCCCACTAGCCGTCATGTTTGCCCATGCCGTGCAGGTGGGCTACCTGTCTGTCCTGCCGCTGGTTTATGCCGTCCCGCTGGCCCTCAACACCGAGGCCATCCTACACAGCAACAACACCCGAGACATGGACTCGGACAAGCAGGCGGGCATTGTCACGTTGGCCATCCTCATCGGGCCCACGCTCTCCTACGTGCTCTACAACCTGCTGCTCTTTATCCCCTACGTTCTATTTTGCATCCTGGCCACGCGCTACACCATCAGTATGGCGCTGCCTCTTCTTACGCTGCCCATGGCCTTCCCCCTGGAGAAGGAGTTTCGTAGCCGATGCTACACAAAAATCCCACAGAAGACGGCCAAGCTCAACCTACTCATGGGACTTTTCTACGTCTTTGGCATCATTTTGGCTCCTCGGGGCAGCCTGCCCTTACTGTGA